A single genomic interval of Armigeres subalbatus isolate Guangzhou_Male chromosome 1, GZ_Asu_2, whole genome shotgun sequence harbors:
- the LOC134218602 gene encoding LOW QUALITY PROTEIN: uncharacterized protein LOC134218602 (The sequence of the model RefSeq protein was modified relative to this genomic sequence to represent the inferred CDS: inserted 1 base in 1 codon) — translation MFAEAKLELEIVSIDEETVKFVELLESFGLSVDTINVILANRYTDETLKIVERKEVEELIPQPFLAERTKFIHALNGWRKQQNLPLLSGVSNEAEKIPEPKXDITREKCTATYLITSSAKGRAILGKYAVNPFLSRTDKKAITQIVVDEFKDRFSKLSSSELEQRAAELTKLFPSEPKDIWYQSPWGTDSTGRKIKLRKQAKGKLYDRNINYKLTSTDESHLPTASESGASHSAAGISDEQIAEYQLVKKWIIHNQDEWEELKAKWKQTSKLRIYELSKNSHKSTASVISDYPVLRNHKAYQLVQIDFQQRYPEKEKLLYDRWDQFLSGVFPILEVEITDAEGKTLLNLLRDQEITNDGRGLITVMLLAHMLPCPVLTTSQKRRWKPSIVESRDSVIVAIKSLTDLQTTLAKYFNSCREKELETTPFIVVHGSDPKRPEGFSVWNNVVSYKLPNLQKAFDVCIKLYKSYDIEFPRQSSQIWPRTSTVLKLRLV, via the exons ATGTTTGCGGAAGCAAAATTGGAGCTGGAAATTGTAAGCATCGACGAAGAAACCGTAAAATTCGTCGAGCTGCTCGAGAGTTTTGGTTTATCAGTTGATACTATCAACGTAATTTTGG caaATCGATACACAGACGAAACGCTTAAGATCGTCGAGCGGAAAGAAGTGGAGGAGCTTATTCCTCAACCTTTCCTAGCGGAGAGGACCAAGTTTATTCACGCTCTTAACGGGTGGCGAAAGCAGCAG AATCTCCCACTGCTATCAGGAGTCAGTAACGAAGCAGAAAAGATTCCTGAACCTA AAGATATAACGCGGGAGAAGTGTACTGCCACGTATTTGATTACGTCTTCAGCAAAAGGTCGGGCGATTCTCGGAAAGTATGCTGTGAATCCGTTTCTATCTAGAACCGACAAGAAAGCCATCACACAGATCGTAGTGGACGAGTTTAAGGATCGCTTCTCAAAGTTGTCCTCATCTGAATTGGAGCAAAGGGCCGCAGAGTTGACAAAACTATTTCCCAGTGAGCCAAAG GATATTTGGTATCAATCGCCATGGGGTACTGACAGCACAGGCCGTAAGATCAAGCTAAGGAAACAAGCAAAAGGAAAACTGTACGACCGCAACATCAATTACAAGCTGACCTCCACAGATGAATCACACCTACCGACCGCGTCTGAATCCGGAGCATCCCATTCGGCAGCTGGGATAAGTGACGAACAAA TTGCGGAGTACCAGCTGGTCAAAAAGTGGATTATTCACAATCAAGATGAGTGGGAAGAGCTCAAGGCTAAGTggaaacaaacttcaaaattaaGAATCTACGAACTATCAAAGAACAGCCACAAAAGCACCGCCTCGGTCATATCGGATTATCCAGTTCTGCGTAACCACAAAGCATACCAACTTGTCCAAATCGACTTCCAGCAACGATATCCAGAGAAAGAGAAATTACTTTACGATCGTTGGGACCAATTCCTGTCGGGCGTTTTTCCTATTTTGGAGGTTGAAATAACTGATGCTGAAGGCAAGACTTTGCTTAATCTACTGAGAGATCAAGAAATAACGAATG ATGGCCGAGGTCTCATAACAGTTATGCTGCTAGCCCACATGTTACCATGTCCTGTGCTGACAACATCCCAAAAGCGACGCTGGAAGCCATCAATCGTGGAGTCGCGAGACAGCGTGATCGTTGCGATTAAAAGCTTAACTGACCTTCAGACGACCTTGGCTAAATACTTCAACTCATGTCGTGAAAAGGAATTAGAAACAACACCATTCATCGTAGTTCATGGAAGCGACCCGAAACGTCCCGAAGGGTTCTCGGTTTGGAACAACGTAGTTTCATACAAGCTACCAAACCTACAGAAAGCTTTCGACGTTTGCATCAAGCTATATAAATCTTACGACATCGAATTTCCTCGGCAATCTTCGCAGATATGGCCACGTACCTCTACGGTTTTGAAGCTCCGCCTGGTCTAA